The Proteobacteria bacterium CG1_02_64_396 genome includes a window with the following:
- a CDS encoding sodium:solute symporter — translation MLIGFVVLYLVLSIGVGIYAATRVHNARDYVTTGRSLPMAVVVAMVFATWFGAETVLGIPATFVDEGLSGLLSDPFGASLCLILFGLFIARPLYRMNLMTIGDFYRAKFNRPVEVVVSIAITLSYLGWVSAQVTALGLVFSILSDGAITQVQGILIGAAVVTMYTIYGGMWSVALTTFVQMVVIVIGLFWIAIMVSDLSGGVGPVVSHAWDAGKFAFWPELNAVAMLAFISGILTMGFGSVPQQDVFQRANSAKSEKIAVWGTVWGGIAYFVFAAVPMFMTYAAVLIDPDMVARLMEEDTQQILPALVMGHLPLLAQVIFFGALLSVIMSTASGTLLAPSVMISENLLKQRFAHLSDAQFLIMTRIVVGCFAVAVTLYALWALESETTIHTMVENAYKVTLVMAFTPLIAGIYWKRANTLGAVMAIAFGVATWIPMEFIAPEGEGLMPPQFAGFLMSVLGMVVGSLWPKRTVAG, via the coding sequence ATGCTCATTGGTTTCGTGGTGCTGTACCTCGTCCTCTCGATCGGAGTTGGCATCTACGCCGCCACCCGGGTCCACAACGCCCGCGACTACGTCACCACCGGGCGCAGCCTGCCCATGGCGGTGGTGGTGGCGATGGTCTTCGCCACCTGGTTCGGGGCCGAGACGGTGCTGGGGATCCCGGCCACCTTCGTCGACGAGGGGCTTTCGGGACTCCTCTCCGATCCCTTCGGCGCCTCGCTGTGTTTGATCCTCTTCGGCCTCTTCATCGCCCGCCCCCTGTACCGCATGAATCTGATGACCATCGGCGACTTCTACCGGGCCAAGTTCAACCGTCCGGTCGAGGTGGTGGTCTCCATCGCCATCACCTTGTCGTACCTGGGCTGGGTCTCGGCCCAGGTGACGGCGCTGGGGCTGGTCTTCAGCATCTTGTCGGATGGGGCGATCACCCAGGTGCAAGGGATTTTGATCGGGGCGGCGGTGGTGACGATGTACACGATTTACGGCGGTATGTGGTCGGTGGCGCTGACCACCTTCGTGCAGATGGTGGTGATCGTCATCGGGCTGTTCTGGATCGCCATCATGGTCAGCGATCTGAGTGGCGGGGTGGGGCCGGTTGTGAGTCACGCCTGGGATGCAGGCAAATTTGCCTTCTGGCCCGAACTCAACGCAGTGGCGATGCTGGCCTTCATCTCGGGCATTTTGACGATGGGGTTCGGCTCGGTGCCGCAACAAGATGTTTTCCAGCGGGCCAACTCGGCCAAAAGCGAGAAGATTGCGGTGTGGGGGACCGTCTGGGGGGGAATCGCCTACTTTGTGTTTGCGGCGGTACCGATGTTCATGACCTACGCCGCCGTCTTGATCGACCCCGACATGGTCGCCCGCTTGATGGAGGAGGACACCCAGCAGATTCTCCCTGCCCTGGTGATGGGGCATCTACCGCTGCTGGCCCAGGTGATCTTTTTCGGGGCGCTGCTCTCGGTGATTATGTCGACCGCCTCGGGAACCCTGCTGGCCCCCTCGGTGATGATCTCTGAAAACCTTCTCAAACAACGTTTCGCCCACTTGAGCGACGCGCAGTTTTTGATCATGACCCGCATCGTCGTGGGCTGCTTCGCCGTCGCGGTAACCCTCTACGCCCTGTGGGCGCTGGAGTCTGAGACCACCATCCACACCATGGTCGAGAACGCCTACAAGGTGACCCTGGTGATGGCCTTCACCCCTCTGATCGCCGGGATCTACTGGAAGCGGGCCAACACCTTGGGGGCGGTGATGGCGATTGCCTTCGGGGTGGCGACCTGGATCCCCATGGAGTTCATCGCCCCCGAGGGTGAAGGTCTGATGCCGCCCCAGTTTGCCGGGTTTTTGATGAGTGTCCTTGGGATGGTGGTGGGATCGCTTTGGCCGAAACGGACGGTTGCGGGCTAA
- a CDS encoding Crp/Fnr family transcriptional regulator gives MKPFPIQVAWNGAADCRTCSVRESVLFAGLKEEEFSLIHLPIDDLTFPPQSPLYLDGQAGEALFTVRQGLVKLEQTLADGTTRIVRLLQSGDVAGMEALLGQPYAHTAICLHETKVCRLPRAVIERLDRESPRLHRALLTRWHRALSQADAWLTELSTGPARARVARLLLRLSDTGAQSPCTLFSREDMGAMLGITTETASRVIAEFKRGGLLRGNPGAPTCDRDGLQAVANSVA, from the coding sequence ATGAAACCCTTTCCGATTCAGGTAGCCTGGAACGGCGCCGCCGACTGCCGCACCTGCTCGGTGCGCGAGTCGGTGTTGTTTGCAGGGCTCAAGGAGGAGGAGTTCTCGTTGATTCACCTGCCCATCGACGACCTGACCTTTCCCCCCCAGTCCCCTCTATACCTAGATGGGCAGGCGGGGGAGGCGCTGTTCACGGTGCGGCAGGGGTTGGTGAAGCTGGAGCAAACCCTGGCCGACGGCACCACCCGGATCGTCCGGCTGCTTCAAAGCGGCGACGTGGCGGGGATGGAGGCGCTGTTGGGGCAGCCCTACGCCCACACCGCCATCTGCCTGCACGAAACCAAGGTCTGCCGCCTGCCCCGCGCCGTGATCGAGCGGCTCGACAGAGAAAGCCCCCGTCTGCACCGGGCGTTGCTCACCCGCTGGCACCGCGCCCTGAGTCAGGCCGATGCTTGGCTCACCGAGCTTTCGACCGGCCCCGCCCGCGCCCGGGTTGCCCGGCTGCTGCTGCGGTTGAGCGATACGGGGGCGCAGTCCCCCTGCACCCTGTTCAGCCGCGAAGACATGGGGGCGATGCTGGGGATCACCACCGAAACCGCCAGCCGGGTGATCGCCGAATTCAAGCGGGGGGGACTGCTGCGCGGCAACCCCGGCGCGCCGACCTGCGACCGGGATGGGCTGCAAGCGGTCGCCAATTCGGTCGCCTGA
- a CDS encoding tRNA threonylcarbamoyladenosine dehydratase, translating into MPPLYERTHIIVGDEGIGRLRAARVLVVGLGGVGSYCAEALARMGIGRLSIADHDTISASNANRQLHAMNSTLGRKKVEVMAERIRDINPAIDLNPIADFLREEEMATELATGYDYVVDAIDSLNSKVALVALAYGMGIPVASSMGAGGKVDPTRIQVGDLFDTSICPLARHMRGRAKRRGVGRGVLTVFSTEPPAPPLPPEPVSYGRPRAVNGTVSYMPPLFGLTLAGEVTRRLLGKAPASR; encoded by the coding sequence ATGCCCCCCCTCTACGAACGGACCCACATCATCGTCGGCGACGAGGGGATCGGACGTTTGCGTGCCGCCCGGGTGCTGGTGGTGGGGCTGGGAGGGGTTGGCTCTTACTGCGCCGAGGCGCTGGCCCGGATGGGGATTGGGCGGCTTTCCATCGCCGATCACGACACGATTTCGGCCTCGAACGCCAATCGGCAGCTCCACGCCATGAACTCGACCTTGGGGCGCAAGAAGGTGGAGGTGATGGCCGAGCGTATCCGCGATATCAACCCAGCAATCGACCTGAATCCCATCGCCGATTTCTTGCGCGAAGAGGAGATGGCCACCGAACTTGCCACCGGCTACGACTACGTGGTGGATGCCATCGATTCGCTCAACAGCAAGGTGGCGTTGGTCGCCCTTGCCTACGGCATGGGGATCCCTGTGGCGTCGAGCATGGGGGCGGGGGGGAAGGTCGACCCGACCCGGATTCAGGTCGGCGATCTGTTCGACACTTCGATCTGCCCTTTGGCTCGCCACATGCGCGGTCGGGCCAAACGACGCGGGGTGGGACGGGGGGTGCTGACCGTGTTTTCAACCGAGCCCCCGGCCCCGCCGCTCCCCCCGGAACCGGTGAGTTATGGGCGGCCCCGAGCTGTCAACGGCACGGTCAGCTACATGCCCCCTTTGTTCGGCCTGACCCTGGCCGGCGAGGTAACCCGCCGACTGCTGGGGAAGGCCCCCGCGAGCCGATGA